A part of Aegilops tauschii subsp. strangulata cultivar AL8/78 chromosome 2, Aet v6.0, whole genome shotgun sequence genomic DNA contains:
- the LOC109777044 gene encoding auxin-responsive protein IAA26-like — MQPRSQAVFIPPTWRRRLPSIGYPQLRTTVGTAPTTLGLELALARDPRRPSTRSSPSMEGEAVDAELRLGPPGCGGGASSAGCTESKYVKVSVEGARYQRKVDLRAYGGHAELRAALLGLAGHMLDLAVAYEDDAGDLLLAGDLPWDMFVPDCRSIRIMRRSTTVTSS, encoded by the exons ATGCAGCCCAGATCTCAGGCGGTCTTCATTCCTCCCACCTGGCGCCGGCGACTACCCTCCATCGGCTATCCCCAGCTACGGACGACCGTCGGCACGGCGCCGACGACCCTCGGCTTGGAGCTCGCCCTCGCCCGCGACCCTCGACG GCCATCCACCCGATCGAGCCCATCCATGGAGGGAGAGGCCGTTGATGCCGAGCTGCGGCTCGGCCCGCcgggctgcggcggcggtgcgTCGTCGGCCGGTTGCACCGAGAGCAAGTACGTCAAAGTCAGCGTGGAAGGAGCCCGGTACCAGCGGAAGGTGGACCTGAGAGCATACGGAGGGCACGCGGAGCTCAGGGCGGCGCTCCTGGGCCTGGCCGGCCACATGCTGGACCTGGCCGTGGCCTACGAGGACGACGCCGGCGACCTCTTGCTCGCCGGCGACCTCCCCTGGGACATGTTCGTCCCCGACTGCAGGAGCATCAGGATAATGAGGCGATCGACGACGGTGACAAGCAGCTAG